The following coding sequences lie in one Arachis ipaensis cultivar K30076 chromosome B03, Araip1.1, whole genome shotgun sequence genomic window:
- the LOC110269978 gene encoding probable inorganic phosphate transporter 1-7, translating to MGFFTDAYDLFCISLVTKLLVRIYYLVDGAPKPETLPPNVSTAVNGVAFIGTLSAQLFFGWLGDKLEKKKVCGFGILTGGIFATIVSSIFKAKFDAPPFEVDPVGSTVPEADFAWRVILMVGALPAALTYCTAESYSPRKICSWNS from the coding sequence ATGGGTTTCTTCACGGATGCCTATGACCTGTTTTGTATCTCCCTCGTAACAAAGCTACTTGTCCGCATATACTACCTGGTGGACGGTGCACCAAAGCCGGAAACGTTGCCCCCCAATGTCTCCACCGCAGTTAATGGCGTAGCCTTCATCGGAACACTTTCTGCCCAGCTCTTCTTTGGCTGGCTAGGTGACAAGCTCGAGAAAAAGAAAGTCTGTGGGTTTGGAATCTTGACCGGAGGCATATTTGCAACCATTGTCTCATCGATATTCAAGGCGAAATTCGATGCTCCGCCATTTGAGGTCGATCCGGTAGGCTCAACTGTTCCAGAAGCAGATTTTGCGTGGAGAGTAATTCTTATGGTTGGGGCTCTTCCCGCTGCACTGACATACTGTACTGCAGAGAGTTACTCACCACGCAAAATCTGCTCTTGGAACAGTTGA
- the LOC107629705 gene encoding putative disease resistance protein At3g14460 — translation MHCPELLHDLPRHLPSLKIKISRCDRLETPHPKIVDDHELMGGEQHCTEILTSVAEVTPESSSHHAPEVQEGGTTIMSPVVTNSKVDRDMLDFRSSLDIVEVSDASELCNLPCGLKSLRIEGCQNLDLLADGVFGSDIFELFLTDCFSGRRFADALHPNSLRTLYIHKCPNLEFLNPLGEHNNKFELLEYLCISSSCKSLVSISINLFPRLQTLYIKGCPNLKLLSMVEGFHDQNLKLESLGILDCPNLVSFPERGLPAPNLKSVTISNCTSLNSLPSNLATLTSLRSLLIDTCPKLESLPDGGVPSSLSLLSISFSDKLVPQKEWNLHRLPSLTHLEIEGGCIGMKSFPDKDLLPRSLKSLRISRLSDLRVMNGIQNLIALEKLEINGCHGLYSLPEGLPSSLNCLCIKECSILTQKLFYKTASEWSKIAHIPNLQIDD, via the coding sequence ATGCATTGCCCGGAGCTGCTGCATGACTTGCCCAGACACCTTCCTTCACTTAAGATTAAGATATCTCGATGTGATCGCCTTGAGACTCCACACCCAAAGATAGTTGATGACCATGAGTTGATGGGTGGAGAACAACACTGCACTGAGATTCTCACAAGTGTGGCTGAAGTGACTCCCGAATCCTCCTCACACCATGCCCCGGAAGTTCAAGAGGGAGGAACAACCATAATGTCCCCTGTTGTTACCAATAGTAAGGTTGACAGAGATATGCTTGACTTTAGGTCTTCATTAGACATTGTGGAAGTTTCAGATGCATCAGAACTGTGCAATCTGCCATGTGGATTAAAAAGCCTTAGAATTGAAGGCTGCCAGAATCTTGATTTGCTAGCAGATGGAGTTTTTGGTTCAGATATTTTTGAGTTGTTTCTTACCGATTGTTTTTCTGGCAGGCGCTTTGCTGATGCTCTGCACCCCAATTCCCTGAGAACACTTTATATCCACAAATGTCCAAATCTGGAGTTCCTTAACCCTCTTGGAGAACACAATAATAAGTTTGAACTCTTAGAATATCTTTGCATAAGCAGTAGTTGCAAATCTCTGGTATCCATCTCCATAAATCTTTTCCCAAGACTCCAAACTCTATACATCAAGGGTTGTCCCAATCTCAAGTTGTTGTCGATGGTTGAGGGGTTTCATGATCAGAATCTGAAACTTGAGTCCTTGGGAATCCTGGACTGCCCTAACCTGGTATCCTTTCCAGAGAGAGGATTGCCTGCTCCCAATCTTAAATCAGTAACAATATCTAATTGCACAAGTTTGAATTCATTGCCCAGTAATCTAGCAACTCTTACATCACTTCGGTCATTGCTTATAGACACATGTCCAAAACTTGAGTCTCTTCCTGATGGGGGCGTGCCGTCCAGTTTAAGTttactttcaatttcattttctgaCAAGCTTGTACCTCAAAAGGAGTGGAATCTGCATAGGCTTCCCTCTCTAACTCATTTAGAGATTGAAGGTGGATGCATTGGCATGAAGTCATTTCCAGATAAGGATCTTCTTCCAAGAAGTCTCAAGTCTCTACGCATCAGTAGGCTCTCAGATCTCAGAGTCATGAATGGCATTCAGAACTTGATCGCCCTTGAGAAATTGGAGATTAATGGTTGCCATGGGCTTTATTCCTTGCCAGAAGGGTTGCCGTCATCCTTGAATTGTCTTTGCATCAAAGAATGTTCAATATTGACCCAGAAACTCTTCTACAAAACAGCGTCTGAGTGGAGCAAGATAGCCCATATTCCCAACCTACAAATTGATGATTGA
- the LOC107629707 gene encoding putative disease resistance RPP13-like protein 1, producing the protein MVAFLLSAFVQALLQVLLDRLASRQILKLFRQKISAANEAQAAAEKLKFQLLSVNTVLDDAEEKQIVNPYVKIWLDELREVIYKAQDVLDQIALEVDRSYKAMDRVREFLHITNKLTSSLVEINSRIQILRDQKDCLGLKEQLEKRSSLYSSGTDLLYVPTTRIVDESKVFGRDNDKKQIIQKMKDAMEQKVEPVCVVAIVGMAGVGKTTLSQLLFNDGGVVQMFDTLSWVQVSGESDVVHLTKKVCGSVSESLDALQVQLNEKLKTQRMLLVLDDFWSLNSFDWDLFKMVFANAMPGSVILATMRNKNVADTMHAAVTYPLSPLYKNCWDIFAYYAFGNRSPEPDTSDPALVEIGKRIATKCKGLPLAAKVLGSLLRSVTDVGEWNNILQSKMWDLPANKSNILPALRLSYQLLPSYLKACFAYCSLFPKGYDIDKQNLIHLWMAEGFLQPSKTKTMHRVGEEYLQELLSRSLLQRSTKSESCVAMHDLISDLAQYVGGEFFHSIEEGNFQMIPEKVRHLSFSKGLPDKPPNYFSQLRTFLSFREANSSASGALTNQFFYGLIPTFERVRVLSLPDYPISTLHSIGHMKHLRYLNLSGTMIEELPEFASSLYHLQILLLSNCVYLKSLPKDMENLTDLLQLDVTGAPLKEMPPNFGRLKLLRHLTTFVVSESARSSITELGALSQLHGSLSIVNLQYVNDGKDALGANLIEKTFLDELVLKWTKTIHDVENEAITLYNLKPCTNLKKLEIENYGGNTFPDWLGNPSFSNLVSVKLIHCSFCLSLPPLGQLSSMKTLLIEKMTWLETVDFEFYGNRNSPFRSLETLTFKNMPSWKKWLPSDDVQEHFPSLKELHILSCPKFAGNLPQHLGSLEKLVIVDCSIVTDSLPRVPLLKELELTNCNSLVSLPEEMMWGNQQMTKVTICNCQLLQSLRTLLCT; encoded by the coding sequence ATGGTGGCCTTCCTGTTGAGTGCATTCGTTCAAGCACTCTTGCAAGTCTTGCTGGACAGGTTGGCTTCTCGTCAAATTCTGAAACTGTTTCGTCAGAAAATTTCAGCAGCAAATGAAGCACAAGCAGCAGCCGAGAAGCTGAAATTCCAACTGCTATCGGTGAATACAGTACTTGATGATGCAGAGGAGAAGCAGATCGTCAATCCATATGTCAAGATATGGCTTGATGAGCTTCGAGAAGTTATCTACAAGGCGCAGGACGTTCTAGACCAAATTGCTCTTGAAGTTGACCGATCATACAAGGCCATGGACAGGGTAAGAGAATTCTTGCATATTACCAATAAGTTGACTTCTAGTCTTGTTGAGATAAACAGTAGAATACAAATTTTAAGGGATCAAAAAGATTGCTTAGGCCTCAAAGAACAACTAGAAAAGCGATCTAGCCTGTATTCAAGTGGTACTGATCTATTGTATGTACCGACAACCCGTATAGTAGATGAGTCCAAGGTATTTGGCAGAGATAATGACAAAAAGCAAATCATTCAAAAAATGAAAGATGCGATGGAGCAGAAAGTGGAACCTGTATGTGTTGTTGCAATTGTTGGGATGGCAGGGGTCGGAAAGACCACTTTGTCTCAGCTCTTGTTCAACGATGGTGGGGTGGTGCAGATGTTCGACACGCTGTCTTGGGTTCAAGTTTCGGGGGAATCCGATGTGGTCCACTTAACCAAGAAGGTTTGCGGGTCAGTAAGTGAGAGCTTGGACGCGCTTCAAGTCCAGCTAAATGAGAAGCTGAAAACACAGAGGATGTTGCTTGTTTTAGATGATTTTTGGTCCTTGAACTCTTTTGATTGGGACCTTTTCAAAATGGTATTTGCCAATGCAATGCCTGGAAGTGTTATTCTTGCCACCATGCGCAATAAAAATGTTGCAGATACCATGCATGCTGCTGTCACTTATCCACTTTCCCCACTATATAAGAATTGCTGGGACATCTTTGCCTACTATGCTTTTGGAAACAGAAGCCCTGAACCTGATACATCTGATCCAGCTTTGGTGGAGATTGGCAAAAGAATAGCAACAAAATGCAAAGGTCTTCCTTTAGCAGCAAAAGTTCTGGGGAGTCTTTTACGTTCAGTGACTGATGTTGGAGAATGGAACAACATACTGCAAAGTAAAATGTGGGATCTGCCAGCTAACAAGAGCAACATATTACCTGCATTGAGATTGAGCTATCAGCTTCTCCCTTCGTATTTGAAGGCCTGCTTTGCTTATTGTTCTCTGTTTCCAAAGGGATATGATATTGATAAGCAGAACCTAATCCATTTATGGATGGCTGAGGGTTTTCTGCAACCATCAAAGACTAAAACGATGCACAGAGTTGGTGAGGAATACTTGCAGGAACTGTTGTCAAGGTCACTACTACAACGATCAACCAAGAGTGAGTCATGTGTTGCAATGCATGACCTCATAAGTGACTTAGCACAATACGTGGGGGGCGAGTTTTTCCACTCCATTGAGGAAGGTAACTTTCAGATGATCCCAGAGAAAGTTCGTCACCTGTCATTCTCAAAAGGTCTGCCTGATAAACCTCCAAATTATTTTTCACAGTTAAGAACCTTTCTATCATTTAGAGAGGCAAACTCTAGTGCATCTGGTGCATTAACTAATCAATTTTTTTATGGATTGATACCAACATTTGAGCGTGTTCGTGTTCTTTCTTTGCCTGATTATCCAATTTCTACGTTGCATAGTATTGGGCACATGAAACATTTGCGGTATCTGAATCTTTCTGGCACAATGATTGAAGAATTACCAGAATTCGCAAGTTCCTTGTATCATCTACAAATCCTGCTGCTATCAAACTGTGTTTATCTCAAAAGTTTGCCCAAAGATATGGAGAATTTGACTGATTTACTCCAGCTTGATGTTACCGGTGCTCCCTTAAAAGAAATGCCACCAAATTTTGGTAGATTGAAGCTTCTTCGGCATCTTACTACCTTTGTTGTGAGCGAAAGCGCAAGATCAAGCATTACTGAGTTGGGAGCTCTATCTCAACTTCATGGTTCACTTTCAATTGTGAATCTACAGTATGTCAATGATGGCAAGGATGCACTAGGGGCCAACTTGATTGAGAAGACATTTCTTGACGAGCTGGTGTTAAAATGGACCAAGACTATCCATGATGTAGAAAATGAAGCAATCACTCTTTACAACCTGAAGCCATGCACAAATCTGAAGAAGCTTGAGATAGAAAACTATGGTGGTAACACATTCCCAGATTGGTTAGGCAACCCTTCATTCTCTAACTTGGTGTCTGTAAAACTCATTCATTGCAGCTTCTGCTTGAGTTTGCCACCACTTGGGCAATTATCCTCCATGAAGACACTCCTGATAGAAAAAATGACATGGCTAGAAACCGTGGATTTTGAATTCTATGGAAATAGAAATTCACCCTTCAGGTCCCTTGAAACTTTGACGTTTAAGAACATGCCTAGTTGGAAGAAGTGGCTGCCATCAGATGATGTTCAAGAGCACTTCCCTTCTCTTAAAGAGCTTCACATTTTGAGTTGTCCTAAATTTGCTGGGAACTTACCCCAACATTTGGGTTCTTTGGAAAAACTAGTCATTGTTGACTGTAGCATTGTTACCGACTCACTTCCAAGGGTTCCATTGTTGAAAGAACTGGAGCTAACTAATTGTAATTCATTGGTTTCCCTGCCTGAAGAAATGATGTGGGGGAACCAACAAATGACCAAGGTGACTATATGCAATTGTCAGTTGCTTCAATCTCTGCGTACTCTGCTTTGCACTTGA